The following proteins come from a genomic window of Heptranchias perlo isolate sHepPer1 chromosome 14, sHepPer1.hap1, whole genome shotgun sequence:
- the atox1 gene encoding copper transport protein ATOX1, translating to MSKHEFFVDMTCEGCSGAVTRVLNKLGDVQFEIDLPNKKVFIESKHSVEVLTDQLKKTGKDVQYIGQK from the exons ATGTCG AAACACGAGTTCTTCGTTGATATGACATGTGAAGGCTGTTCTGGTGCTGTAACTCGTGTGCTGAATAAGCTAGGAG ATGTGCAGTTTGAAATCGATCTTCCCAACAAAAAAGTCTTCATTGAATCTAAGCATAGTGTGGAGGTACTGACAGACCAGCTGAAAAAGACAGGAAAGGATGTACAGTACATTGGACAAAAATAG